The Blastomonas sp. SL216 DNA window TAATTACCGGATATGACATATGTAAATTCAGGTATTTTTGCCCAAACGCCAAATCTACATGACCAATTGCAATTCTTGGCACATCGAAGGCTCAATTCTCGCGAGATTTTCCGACCTTATTAATTTATCAATAACTGCCTTAAGCGAAATTGCATCAGCGAATCGAGCCCATTACGGTCACTTTATGTTTGCGACAACTTGCTCCAGAAAGCATAATTTGGAAATAGCTGGTGGAACGATTTTACAGTCGCATCTGCGACTCACTATCGAAACGACACCTTGCCGCCTTGGGATCGGCGCGGATGAGGCTTTACCACGCGCGGACAACATCCAAATCTGGGTCATCAGCTGCTCGTCACTGACGAGCAGCTGATGACCCAGTCGATAAACAAAACTACCGCACGCTCGCCATTTTTCGGATGTGCGCCACGATCAAGACTCGATCTCGGATCGTCCGCCTCAGGATCAAAATCCAAGGCTTCAAAAATCCAGGAGCAATGCAGCGAACCTAATTCATGCAAATCCCGTGATCTGCTTCATCAGGCCCCTTCTCTCTTCCCATAAAGTGCTATCTATCTGCTGGGCGATGGCCTCGTCCTCTGGTGTCACGAACCAGTGAACCTTGCGCTCTTTCAGGGCTTGCCAGACAGTTTCCGCTACCTGTTGCGGCATTACGTTCACGCCCAGGATATCGACCGATCTCGCTTTGATCTGCGGCGACAGGACCATCGGCGTAGCGACATAGGCGACCATGACGTCGCAAACCCAGATGCCTGCCGCTTCCAGCTCGATATTGAGCGCTTCAGTCAACGCACGAACGGCAAACTTGCTGGCCGAATAAGCAGCCTCTTCAGGGATGCCATGAACGGCGGCGACCGACGACATCGTAATGATGCGCGACCTGGGTCGTTGACGCAGATACGGCAGAGCCAGATGCATGCCGTTGATCACGCCATTCACATTGACGTCGATCAGCTTGTGCATTGCAGCCAGCGAGCATTCTGCAAATTCGCGCATCTCTAGAATGCCGGCGCAGTTGAACAGGACATCAAATCCATCAGCGCCAGCAAATGCCTCCAGCGCGGACGCCAGTGAATCGGGATCGCACACAT harbors:
- a CDS encoding SDR family oxidoreductase, producing the protein MTKPSIFITGAGSGIGKATAELFAAQGWRIALCDIDCSRIESLAAELGDAVTAYQANVCDPDSLASALEAFAGADGFDVLFNCAGILEMREFAECSLAAMHKLIDVNVNGVINGMHLALPYLRQRPRSRIITMSSVAAVHGIPEEAAYSASKFAVRALTEALNIELEAAGIWVCDVMVAYVATPMVLSPQIKARSVDILGVNVMPQQVAETVWQALKERKVHWFVTPEDEAIAQQIDSTLWEERRGLMKQITGFA